The following are encoded in a window of Solidesulfovibrio magneticus RS-1 genomic DNA:
- a CDS encoding thioredoxin family protein, which produces MEIKVLGPGCAKCKEAEKVVLEAVTESGVDATVEKVADFQQIASFGVFSTPAVVINGEVKVVGKVPSKTDVLSWLK; this is translated from the coding sequence ATGGAAATCAAAGTTCTTGGTCCTGGATGCGCCAAATGCAAGGAAGCGGAAAAAGTCGTCCTGGAGGCCGTCACGGAATCCGGAGTTGACGCTACCGTGGAAAAAGTGGCGGATTTTCAGCAGATCGCCAGCTTTGGCGTCTTTTCGACGCCGGCAGTCGTCATCAATGGCGAGGTCAAAGTGGTGGGCAAAGTGCCCTCTAAAACCGACGTCCTTTCCTGGCTCAAGTAG
- a CDS encoding thioredoxin family protein yields MKHVAMCFALVIVLGAGVCFAASPVPEVPAKGMVTMVDIGAKACIPCKMMAPILEELEKEYQGKAAVLFIDVWEHRDQGAKFGLKLIPTQIFYDKEGKETYRHEGFMEKDAIREKLDKLLAQ; encoded by the coding sequence ATGAAACATGTCGCAATGTGTTTTGCTCTCGTCATTGTCCTTGGCGCCGGGGTTTGTTTCGCCGCCTCGCCCGTTCCTGAGGTCCCGGCCAAGGGCATGGTGACCATGGTTGATATCGGAGCCAAGGCCTGCATCCCGTGCAAAATGATGGCTCCTATTCTGGAAGAATTGGAAAAAGAATATCAAGGGAAAGCGGCAGTCCTTTTTATCGATGTGTGGGAGCATAGAGACCAAGGGGCTAAATTTGGACTGAAGCTTATACCTACGCAAATCTTTTACGATAAAGAGGGGAAAGAAACGTATCGCCACGAGGGATTCATGGAAAAAGATGCGATCAGAGAGAAGTTGGATAAATTGTTGGCCCAGTAA
- a CDS encoding cytochrome c biogenesis CcdA family protein has translation MLDQLFLTINTWMTGSLIVAAAGCFLWGLVSVLFSPCHLASIPLIVGYVAGQGRIIQGREAARYAMTFTSGLFVTIAAIGILCTLLGRMLGDIGPYWTILVGAVLLWVSLDMMGVAKCSISGGMMGKLKVKGIGGAFLLGLAYGVLSGSCTFGFIAPILAIITIQEKILTGVVLIVLFAIGHCLPIVVAGSSTALVQRWLENGAMRHGGTWFRKTAGAMIALLGIYFMAMPFLAA, from the coding sequence GTGCTGGACCAACTTTTTTTGACCATAAACACCTGGATGACCGGCAGCCTCATTGTTGCCGCAGCGGGCTGTTTCCTCTGGGGGCTGGTGAGTGTTCTTTTTAGCCCCTGCCACCTTGCTTCCATTCCCTTGATCGTCGGCTATGTCGCCGGACAAGGCAGAATCATCCAGGGGCGGGAGGCGGCGCGCTATGCCATGACCTTTACCTCCGGCCTGTTTGTGACCATAGCAGCCATCGGGATTCTCTGTACGCTCCTTGGACGAATGCTCGGCGATATCGGGCCATACTGGACAATCCTCGTCGGGGCCGTGCTGCTTTGGGTATCCCTCGACATGATGGGGGTGGCCAAGTGCTCGATCTCCGGCGGCATGATGGGCAAGCTCAAGGTCAAGGGCATTGGCGGAGCGTTTCTCCTCGGCTTGGCCTACGGCGTCCTGTCCGGTTCGTGTACCTTCGGTTTTATCGCTCCCATCCTGGCCATCATCACCATTCAGGAAAAGATCCTCACCGGCGTGGTGCTCATAGTGCTCTTCGCCATCGGGCACTGCCTGCCCATCGTGGTGGCCGGCAGTTCAACGGCGCTCGTGCAGCGTTGGTTGGAAAATGGGGCCATGCGCCACGGAGGAACCTGGTTCCGGAAAACCGCCGGGGCAATGATCGCGCTTCTCGGAATCTACTTCATGGCCATGCCGTTTCTAGCTGCCTGA
- a CDS encoding 4Fe-4S dicluster domain-containing protein translates to MSGKSFFVDLTKCTACRGCQVACKQWKQLPAEKTRQLGSHQNPPDLSYTTIRLVRFTETGDGDAFSWLFFPEQCRHCVDAPCKMAAESSGNGDAILQDADTGAVIYTDKTSELDFDFIRSSCPYDIPRQDAATKRISKCDMCIDRVRGGMLPACVKSCPTGTMNFGDREEMLQLAGKRLAEVQKAKPKAKLVDMEQVRVIYLAEMEPKTYYKFMADAGGPRMYTRFAALNKFLGPLRQLRG, encoded by the coding sequence ATGTCTGGAAAGTCGTTTTTCGTGGATTTGACGAAATGCACCGCTTGCCGGGGCTGCCAAGTGGCTTGCAAGCAATGGAAACAACTGCCTGCGGAAAAGACGCGCCAACTCGGGAGCCATCAGAATCCGCCCGACCTGTCGTACACGACGATTCGTCTGGTGCGTTTCACGGAGACCGGAGATGGCGACGCCTTCTCCTGGCTCTTTTTTCCCGAACAGTGCCGCCACTGTGTGGATGCGCCGTGCAAGATGGCGGCGGAATCCTCTGGAAACGGGGACGCGATTTTGCAGGATGCCGACACCGGGGCGGTCATCTACACGGACAAGACCAGTGAACTGGACTTCGATTTCATCCGTAGCTCCTGCCCTTACGATATCCCGAGGCAGGACGCCGCCACCAAGCGCATCAGCAAATGCGACATGTGCATCGACCGGGTACGCGGCGGGATGCTCCCAGCCTGCGTGAAAAGCTGTCCCACCGGGACCATGAACTTTGGCGACCGGGAAGAAATGCTGCAACTCGCAGGCAAACGGCTAGCCGAGGTGCAAAAGGCCAAACCCAAAGCCAAGCTGGTGGATATGGAGCAGGTGCGGGTGATCTATCTGGCCGAGATGGAGCCCAAGACCTATTACAAGTTCATGGCCGATGCCGGCGGACCGAGGATGTACACAAGGTTTGCCGCATTGAACAAGTTCCTTGGACCGTTGCGCCAATTGCGAGGATAA
- the fdnG gene encoding formate dehydrogenase-N subunit alpha, with the protein MGIQRRDFLKIAAAGSLTAAFGGLGFDLRPAQAAAEVLKLKGTKQSTSICCYCSVGCGLIVSTAKDGAGRAVNVEGNPDHPINQGALCAKGASIWQLTENDRRSQKVLYRAPSSDKWEEKTWEWAIPEIAKRIKATRDAGFAEKNAKGEVVNRCETIASVGSAALDNEECWVLQAFMRALGLTYIEHQARICHSSTVPALAESFGRGAMTNHWIDIGNADCVLIMGGNSAETHPVGFRWVVKAMEKGAKLIHVDPRFTRTSSKADIYARLRSGTDIAFLGGMIKYLLENEMFFKEYVTEYTNASFLVAPDFSFSEGLFSGFDPAARKYDKNKWAFVLDENGVPKRDLTLQDPRCVLSLLKGHYARYDLKTVSSVTGTPEDKLVEVYKTYGATAAAEKSGTILYAMGWTQHTVGVQNIRTMAMIQLLLGNIGVAGGGVNALRGESNVQGSTDQGLLFHILPGYLPTPRANQKAYADYLAGITPKSGDPKSLNWKQHQPKYMASLLKAMYQDVEPAAAYNWLPKLDAGQDASWLTLFDQMQKGKFKGFFAWGMNPAASGANSNKTRDALTKLDWMVNVNLFDNETGSFWKGPGMDPKKIKTEVFMLPACVSTEKEGSITNSGRWMQWRYQGPKPLGQSKPDGDIVYELFLAVREAYKKSKGAFPEPILGANIKDWGDGHVFEPHKVARMINGYYLKDVQGKGPDGADIVFKAGSQVTSFANLKDDGSTVSGDWVYCGSYTDPDPATGNKAARHSLEQTPEQAKIGLYPNWTWAWPLNRRVLYNRASVSAKGVPYQPQKPVMTWDEAGKKWVGDIPDGNGAPGAIHPFIMQQHGLGAIYGPGLNDGPFPEHYEPMEGPLAVHPFSKQRTNPAALIFPGEEANRSVADPNFPVVCTSIRVTEHWQTGLMTRWTPWLLEAEPQMFCEMSFDLAKERGIQNGDKVILKNKRGTLWAIAMVTNRMKPMTIMGKVTHQVAIPWHYGWVWPADGGDSANLLVPSVGDANTGIPESKAFMVNVAKA; encoded by the coding sequence ATGGGAATCCAACGTCGAGATTTTCTCAAGATCGCCGCCGCGGGCAGCCTGACGGCCGCTTTTGGCGGATTGGGCTTTGATCTGCGGCCGGCTCAGGCCGCAGCCGAGGTTCTCAAGCTCAAAGGGACCAAGCAATCCACGTCCATTTGCTGTTATTGCTCGGTCGGCTGCGGTCTGATCGTCAGCACGGCCAAGGATGGGGCCGGGCGCGCCGTCAACGTCGAAGGCAACCCCGATCACCCCATAAACCAAGGGGCCTTATGCGCCAAGGGCGCGAGCATCTGGCAGCTCACGGAAAATGACCGGCGCTCCCAAAAAGTGCTTTACCGCGCGCCCAGTTCGGACAAGTGGGAGGAAAAGACCTGGGAGTGGGCCATTCCGGAAATCGCCAAGCGCATCAAGGCCACCCGCGACGCCGGTTTTGCCGAGAAAAACGCCAAGGGCGAGGTCGTCAACCGCTGCGAAACCATTGCTTCTGTCGGCTCGGCCGCCTTGGACAACGAGGAGTGCTGGGTGCTCCAGGCCTTCATGCGCGCCCTGGGCCTGACCTACATCGAACATCAGGCCCGCATCTGCCACAGTTCCACGGTTCCGGCCCTGGCCGAATCCTTCGGTCGCGGGGCCATGACCAACCACTGGATCGACATCGGCAACGCCGACTGCGTCCTGATCATGGGCGGCAACTCGGCCGAAACCCACCCGGTGGGCTTTCGCTGGGTGGTCAAGGCCATGGAGAAGGGGGCCAAGCTCATCCACGTGGACCCGCGTTTCACCCGCACCTCGTCCAAGGCCGACATCTACGCCCGGCTGCGTTCCGGCACGGACATCGCCTTTCTCGGCGGCATGATCAAATACCTCCTGGAAAACGAAATGTTTTTCAAGGAGTACGTCACCGAGTACACCAACGCCTCCTTCCTCGTCGCGCCGGATTTTTCCTTCAGCGAGGGGCTGTTCTCCGGCTTCGACCCGGCCGCCCGCAAGTACGACAAGAACAAATGGGCCTTTGTGCTGGACGAAAACGGCGTCCCCAAGCGCGATTTGACCTTGCAGGACCCGCGTTGCGTGCTGTCGCTGTTAAAGGGCCACTACGCCCGCTACGACCTCAAGACCGTCTCCAGCGTCACGGGCACCCCGGAAGATAAACTGGTCGAAGTGTATAAGACCTACGGCGCGACCGCTGCCGCCGAAAAATCCGGCACCATCCTCTACGCCATGGGCTGGACCCAGCACACCGTCGGCGTGCAAAACATCCGCACCATGGCCATGATCCAGCTGCTTCTGGGCAACATCGGCGTGGCTGGCGGCGGAGTCAACGCCCTGCGCGGCGAATCCAACGTCCAGGGCTCCACGGACCAGGGCCTGCTGTTCCATATCCTGCCCGGCTACCTGCCCACGCCCCGGGCCAACCAGAAGGCCTACGCCGACTACCTCGCCGGCATCACCCCCAAATCCGGCGATCCCAAGAGCCTCAACTGGAAACAGCATCAACCCAAGTACATGGCGAGCCTGCTGAAGGCCATGTACCAGGACGTCGAACCGGCCGCCGCCTACAACTGGCTGCCCAAACTCGACGCCGGCCAGGACGCCTCCTGGCTTACGCTGTTTGACCAGATGCAAAAAGGCAAGTTCAAGGGGTTCTTTGCCTGGGGCATGAATCCGGCCGCCAGCGGAGCCAACTCCAACAAGACCCGCGACGCCCTGACCAAGCTCGACTGGATGGTCAACGTCAACCTGTTCGACAACGAAACCGGTTCTTTCTGGAAGGGACCGGGCATGGACCCCAAGAAGATCAAAACCGAGGTTTTCATGCTCCCGGCCTGCGTCTCCACGGAGAAGGAAGGCTCCATCACCAACTCCGGCCGCTGGATGCAGTGGCGCTACCAGGGGCCGAAACCCCTTGGGCAGTCCAAGCCTGACGGCGACATTGTCTACGAACTGTTCCTGGCCGTGCGCGAAGCCTACAAGAAAAGCAAGGGCGCGTTCCCTGAACCGATCCTTGGGGCCAACATCAAGGACTGGGGCGACGGGCACGTGTTCGAGCCGCACAAGGTGGCTCGGATGATCAACGGCTATTACCTTAAAGACGTCCAGGGCAAGGGACCGGACGGCGCGGACATTGTCTTTAAGGCGGGAAGCCAGGTCACGAGCTTTGCCAACCTCAAGGACGACGGCTCCACGGTCAGCGGCGACTGGGTCTACTGCGGCTCCTATACCGACCCCGATCCGGCCACGGGCAACAAAGCTGCCCGCCACTCCCTGGAGCAAACGCCGGAGCAGGCCAAGATCGGCCTCTACCCCAACTGGACCTGGGCTTGGCCGCTCAATCGCCGCGTGCTCTACAACCGCGCCAGCGTGAGCGCCAAGGGCGTGCCCTACCAGCCGCAAAAGCCGGTGATGACCTGGGACGAGGCCGGCAAGAAGTGGGTCGGCGACATCCCGGACGGCAACGGCGCGCCGGGCGCGATCCATCCGTTTATCATGCAGCAGCATGGCCTGGGCGCGATCTACGGGCCGGGCCTCAACGACGGGCCTTTCCCCGAACACTACGAGCCCATGGAAGGCCCCCTGGCCGTTCATCCGTTCTCCAAGCAGCGGACCAACCCGGCGGCGCTTATCTTCCCTGGCGAAGAGGCCAACCGCAGCGTGGCCGATCCGAACTTCCCCGTCGTCTGCACGAGCATCCGCGTCACCGAGCACTGGCAAACCGGGCTTATGACCCGCTGGACGCCGTGGCTTCTCGAAGCCGAGCCGCAGATGTTTTGCGAGATGAGTTTCGATCTGGCCAAGGAACGCGGCATCCAAAACGGCGACAAGGTTATCCTCAAAAACAAGCGCGGCACGCTATGGGCCATCGCCATGGTCACCAACCGCATGAAGCCCATGACCATCATGGGCAAGGTCACGCATCAGGTGGCCATCCCCTGGCATTACGGCTGGGTCTGGCCGGCCGACGGCGGCGACTCGGCCAACCTGCTGGTCCCGTCGGTCGGCGACGCCAACACCGGCATTCCGGAAAGCAAGGCGTTTATGGTCAACGTGGCCAAGGCGTAA
- a CDS encoding cyclase family protein, translating into MQQKDLFTVLLRCFLAVWLTLSLAPKALAGGAMTLDDAWRVIASKRFVDLTHAFAPGIPHWKGFPDEQRETLYGYAPGQGSAGSGFFAETFTHVGQWGTHVDPPAHFVKGLRTVDQIDVKEMLLPLVVIDVSAKVVGNPDYTVTMDDVRAWESRHGPVPAGAFVALRTGWGSRWPDQAAMQNKDAAGVAHYPGWSLEVLKYLYEERGVTASGHETTDTDPGLAVSRDDYSLETYILSRNHYQIELLAHLDAVPEVGALVAAAFPKPLGGSGFPARVFAILP; encoded by the coding sequence ATGCAGCAAAAGGACCTTTTCACGGTTTTGCTACGGTGTTTCCTGGCTGTCTGGCTAACCTTATCCCTCGCCCCCAAAGCCCTGGCCGGCGGGGCCATGACTCTGGACGACGCCTGGCGGGTCATCGCCTCCAAGCGTTTCGTGGACCTCACCCACGCCTTCGCACCGGGCATCCCCCATTGGAAAGGCTTTCCCGACGAGCAGCGCGAAACTCTCTATGGCTACGCGCCGGGTCAGGGCTCGGCCGGCAGCGGCTTTTTCGCCGAGACCTTCACCCACGTCGGCCAGTGGGGCACCCATGTCGATCCGCCGGCCCATTTCGTCAAGGGATTGCGCACCGTGGACCAGATCGACGTCAAGGAAATGCTCCTGCCGCTGGTGGTCATCGATGTAAGCGCCAAAGTTGTCGGGAACCCCGATTACACCGTCACCATGGACGACGTGCGTGCCTGGGAATCCCGCCACGGCCCGGTGCCGGCCGGCGCGTTCGTGGCCCTGCGCACGGGCTGGGGCAGCCGCTGGCCCGATCAGGCGGCCATGCAGAACAAAGACGCGGCCGGGGTAGCCCATTATCCGGGCTGGAGCCTGGAAGTGCTCAAGTACCTCTACGAAGAACGCGGCGTCACGGCCTCGGGCCACGAAACCACGGATACCGATCCGGGGCTGGCCGTCTCCCGGGACGACTATTCCCTGGAGACCTACATCCTCTCCCGCAACCACTACCAGATCGAGCTTCTGGCCCATCTCGACGCCGTGCCGGAAGTCGGGGCGCTGGTGGCGGCGGCCTTCCCCAAGCCCCTGGGCGGATCTGGATTTCCGGCCCGGGTGTTTGCCATCCTGCCGTAA